One sulfur-oxidizing endosymbiont of Gigantopelta aegis genomic region harbors:
- a CDS encoding SLC13 family permease: MAEQRPTTSDPLDMNNYRIEHLPIREKSGFEQRLEQIGLPLAIITFFAILLFFNVPYLETINPEILGKRALEQYETLGAEAFAQTNIAMMAIFVAAIILWITEAIPNYLTSFLVIITIVLTGVTPEREAYAQLGHPVMWLNILSFILASMLVKTSAAKRFALWFIVRFGHNATSIFFSFIFINIILSMFISATTAKAAILLPIFMVIAAVFGATGGKNKNNFGRNLVLQNLFQINMGAGMFITGSGANLLAGALIAGALADMNDFSFYAWMEAAFFLSFFNILIGWFIGTRFIFKIPKEEAVPQIEGGLERLREELQKMGKIRFEEIKAILIFVCVLAGWVTDSYHGVSKTAIAFIGAIVSLMPVVGVVKWNDVDIPWHLLLFSAGAYTLGAGFSTTDLPNISVDALFNYLGFTDVTPFWILFLILTGGMLFSALIFQSKTMRTLIFIPIAIGTAQKFGYPILSLALPVALLIEHVYALPFNSKPAALLYVTDHYSWSDTFKFGVTMLFVAWVMIIIWSETWLRWLGYLPNGVFGLF; this comes from the coding sequence ATGGCAGAACAAAGGCCAACAACGTCTGATCCGCTGGATATGAATAACTATCGGATCGAACACCTACCAATACGTGAGAAATCTGGTTTTGAGCAAAGGCTTGAGCAAATTGGCCTGCCTTTAGCGATTATCACCTTTTTTGCCATCCTGCTTTTTTTCAATGTCCCCTATTTGGAAACTATTAATCCTGAAATTTTGGGTAAACGTGCTTTAGAACAGTATGAGACTCTGGGGGCAGAAGCATTCGCACAAACAAATATTGCCATGATGGCTATTTTTGTTGCCGCGATTATTCTCTGGATCACCGAAGCCATTCCCAATTATCTGACCTCGTTTCTAGTGATTATTACCATTGTACTCACGGGTGTCACCCCTGAGCGTGAAGCCTATGCTCAGCTGGGACATCCAGTGATGTGGCTGAACATTCTTTCCTTTATACTGGCCAGCATGCTGGTTAAAACCTCAGCAGCCAAACGTTTTGCCCTATGGTTTATTGTACGCTTTGGCCATAATGCCACCTCCATATTTTTCAGCTTTATTTTTATTAATATTATTCTTTCCATGTTTATTTCTGCCACCACTGCCAAAGCAGCTATTTTGTTACCCATTTTTATGGTGATAGCGGCTGTTTTTGGGGCTACGGGCGGTAAAAACAAAAATAATTTTGGCCGTAATCTGGTATTGCAAAATCTGTTTCAAATTAATATGGGAGCGGGTATGTTTATTACCGGCTCCGGCGCCAATTTATTGGCTGGGGCGCTAATTGCCGGTGCTTTGGCCGACATGAATGATTTTTCTTTTTATGCTTGGATGGAAGCTGCTTTTTTCCTGTCATTTTTTAATATTCTTATTGGCTGGTTTATAGGCACCCGGTTTATTTTTAAAATACCTAAAGAAGAGGCGGTTCCTCAGATTGAAGGCGGCTTGGAACGTTTGCGTGAAGAACTGCAGAAAATGGGCAAAATCCGCTTTGAAGAAATCAAAGCCATACTTATTTTTGTCTGTGTACTCGCTGGTTGGGTCACGGACTCTTATCATGGTGTCAGCAAAACAGCGATAGCTTTTATTGGTGCCATTGTTTCCTTGATGCCGGTAGTTGGCGTGGTGAAATGGAACGATGTTGATATTCCCTGGCACTTATTATTATTTTCTGCCGGAGCTTATACTTTAGGAGCAGGCTTTTCCACCACTGATCTGCCTAATATCTCGGTTGATGCCCTGTTTAATTATCTGGGCTTTACTGATGTAACACCCTTTTGGATACTATTTTTGATCCTCACCGGGGGAATGTTATTCAGTGCGCTGATTTTTCAATCCAAAACCATGCGTACTTTAATTTTTATCCCTATCGCCATTGGTACGGCACAAAAATTTGGCTATCCTATTCTTAGTCTGGCCTTGCCGGTTGCGTTATTAATTGAACATGTTTATGCTTTACCGTTCAATAGTAAACCGGCGGCTTTGCTTTATGTGACCGATCACTATAGCTGGTCTGATACCTTTAAATTTGGTGTGACCATGCTCTTTGTTGCCTGGGTAATGATCATAATCTGGAGTGAAACCTGGTTAAGGTGGTTAGGTTATCTACCCAATGGTGTGTTTGGTTTGTTTTAG
- a CDS encoding porin has translation MRKNGMKLNRHSAQPGRFLLTASVSLAIMGSFSVPAFAVSNDEIMKELRRLQQRVQKVESKLEITEQELTSTKQELVKTKKELIDTQVTSKKPNIRFSKTTGMPKLVSDDRSSSLEFNGRVQLDVAALPDQHKNGRNRDSNFFSSRTESEIRRARLGIEGVFHSDWEYELELDFAENEVDLKKAQLTYGGIKDNDITVGFQRVAFGLENTASSRYTTFMERGLTDTFSPDRNLGVAWRYTGWDWGQFKVGAYIPNTIDSTSEDDIDAGETTHRSDAYNYVGRFTVVPINLSNQVLHLGVSAAYTNFSNVDSGDAIRYRARPESHLSQRLVTTGKFYDPDNSKTYGLEAAYSGYGFLLQSEYVGVSTKGYYDDDKLRNEDTYKYDSWYVSAAYMLTGETHAYRRKGGTFGNVMPDHPLSKGGWGAWEIAGRFSSIDLNDNGEKGGQLDDFTFGVNWYMENNLKLMFNYIRYDADSYEEYPKYEDQDDNILQTRLQWFF, from the coding sequence ATGCGTAAAAATGGTATGAAATTAAATAGACATAGCGCTCAACCTGGGCGATTTCTACTCACAGCATCGGTCTCATTAGCTATTATGGGTTCTTTTAGCGTGCCTGCTTTCGCTGTTTCTAATGATGAAATCATGAAAGAACTGAGAAGGCTGCAACAACGAGTGCAAAAAGTAGAGTCAAAACTGGAAATAACTGAGCAAGAATTGACTTCCACAAAACAAGAACTGGTCAAGACGAAGAAAGAACTGATTGATACTCAGGTGACCAGTAAAAAGCCCAATATTCGCTTCTCAAAAACAACCGGTATGCCTAAGTTAGTATCGGATGATCGTAGCTCTTCTCTAGAGTTTAATGGTCGGGTACAGCTGGATGTTGCAGCACTTCCTGATCAGCATAAGAATGGTAGAAATAGAGATAGTAACTTCTTTTCCAGTCGCACAGAAAGTGAAATTCGCAGGGCAAGACTGGGCATTGAAGGTGTATTCCATTCAGACTGGGAATATGAACTGGAATTAGACTTTGCCGAAAATGAAGTGGATTTGAAAAAAGCACAGCTCACCTATGGGGGTATCAAAGATAATGATATTACCGTCGGTTTTCAGCGTGTTGCTTTTGGTCTGGAAAATACTGCCAGCTCACGATATACCACCTTTATGGAGCGAGGCTTAACCGATACTTTTTCACCGGATAGAAATCTGGGTGTTGCCTGGCGTTATACTGGCTGGGATTGGGGACAGTTTAAGGTCGGTGCTTATATTCCAAATACAATTGATTCGACCTCAGAAGATGACATCGACGCGGGTGAAACCACTCATCGAAGTGATGCTTATAATTATGTGGGTCGTTTTACTGTGGTACCGATTAATTTAAGTAATCAGGTGCTACATTTAGGTGTTAGTGCTGCTTATACCAATTTCAGTAATGTTGATTCAGGCGATGCTATTCGCTATCGAGCTCGACCCGAATCACATTTGTCGCAAAGGTTGGTGACAACGGGTAAATTTTATGACCCTGACAATAGCAAAACATATGGACTTGAAGCTGCTTATTCCGGCTATGGATTTCTGCTCCAAAGTGAATATGTCGGAGTCTCAACTAAAGGCTATTATGATGATGATAAGTTAAGAAATGAGGATACTTATAAATATGACAGCTGGTATGTTTCAGCGGCCTATATGCTAACGGGTGAGACGCATGCTTATAGACGAAAAGGTGGTACCTTTGGCAATGTTATGCCCGATCATCCTCTTTCAAAAGGGGGCTGGGGTGCCTGGGAAATTGCTGGACGCTTTAGTTCCATTGATTTGAATGATAATGGTGAAAAGGGTGGTCAACTGGATGATTTCACCTTTGGGGTGAATTGGTATATGGAAAACAATCTAAAACTGATGTTTAACTATATCCGCTATGATGCAGATAGTTATGAAGAATATCCAAAATATGAAGATCAGGATGACAATATACTCCAAACCCGTCTGCAGTGGTTCTTTTAG
- a CDS encoding SLC13 family permease, producing the protein MSGDMIFVFGLLLIIIILFVSDKVRLDVVAIGAILCLMLSGLLTPVEALAGFGDPVVLLIAGLFVIGEGLYRTGIAFAVGDWLMRVAGTHELRLMVMLMLVVAGLSAFMSSTGAVAIFIPIVLSLAAKSGINPSRLLLPISLASLMGGMLTLIGTPPNLVVSIQLEREGLEPFSFFSFTPIGLLILASGIIYVLLIGRHLLPHRTAAKARRSRRTIRELADAYGVRKRIRRLHLGANSPLHGQTIEQARLLSRYDTMVIGIEHDGFLAPALSHTRLEHNDSLLVAGNDSNLNSLCSDERLNETPLNKYQLQLAKKELGLAEVLLTPNSELISHGLVEVNFREQHGLTVLGIQRMGEPLEENFSHTALEFGDSLLVAGGWRSICRLQEEHDDFLVLNLPEEIAEVAPRRRKAPLALAILAIMLILMTFNLVPSVTAVLLAALAMIVTGCISMNNAYHSLNTQSLVLIAGMLPMATALDKTGAVTLLANGLVNGLGDYGPFALMAGLFVLTSLFSQFISNTATTVLIAPIAVAAAIALNISVYPILMTVAIAASTAFATPVASPVNTLVLGPGGYKFNDFVKIGVPLQILAMLITLLTVPLLFPLTP; encoded by the coding sequence ATGAGTGGTGACATGATATTCGTATTTGGACTACTGCTTATTATCATCATCCTTTTTGTGAGTGACAAAGTTCGCTTAGATGTTGTTGCAATAGGTGCTATCCTATGTCTTATGCTGAGCGGTTTACTCACACCTGTTGAAGCGCTGGCTGGTTTTGGTGATCCAGTCGTGTTGTTAATTGCTGGGCTTTTTGTCATCGGTGAAGGACTTTACCGAACAGGTATTGCCTTTGCTGTCGGTGACTGGTTGATGCGGGTCGCAGGCACTCATGAACTACGTCTCATGGTAATGCTCATGCTGGTAGTTGCTGGATTATCTGCCTTTATGAGCTCTACGGGTGCCGTCGCCATTTTCATTCCTATTGTACTCAGCCTAGCCGCAAAATCAGGCATCAATCCTTCCCGACTACTCTTGCCTATTTCACTGGCCTCCTTAATGGGGGGCATGTTAACTCTCATTGGCACACCACCCAATCTGGTGGTGAGCATTCAGCTGGAACGCGAGGGGCTGGAACCCTTTAGCTTTTTCAGCTTTACCCCCATTGGCCTACTGATATTAGCAAGTGGTATTATCTATGTGCTGTTGATAGGACGTCATCTGCTACCCCATCGAACAGCCGCCAAAGCACGTCGTAGCCGCCGTACCATTCGAGAACTGGCGGATGCTTATGGCGTCCGAAAAAGAATCCGTCGTCTACATTTAGGAGCGAACTCTCCCTTACACGGCCAAACGATAGAACAAGCCAGATTACTGAGCCGCTACGATACCATGGTCATTGGTATCGAGCATGATGGTTTTCTAGCACCCGCTTTATCCCATACTCGCCTCGAGCATAACGATTCACTATTAGTCGCTGGCAACGACTCTAATTTGAACTCATTGTGCAGCGATGAGAGACTGAATGAAACACCACTGAATAAATACCAGCTACAACTCGCAAAAAAAGAGTTGGGATTGGCTGAGGTATTACTGACACCAAACTCTGAACTCATTAGCCATGGTTTGGTCGAGGTAAATTTTAGGGAACAGCATGGTCTAACCGTACTTGGCATTCAGCGAATGGGTGAACCGCTGGAAGAAAATTTTTCCCATACAGCCTTGGAATTTGGTGACTCTCTATTGGTTGCCGGAGGGTGGCGGTCCATTTGTCGCCTACAGGAAGAACATGATGACTTTCTGGTATTAAATCTGCCAGAAGAAATTGCAGAGGTAGCTCCCCGCCGGCGCAAAGCACCATTAGCACTAGCGATTCTTGCTATTATGCTGATACTGATGACGTTTAATCTGGTGCCCAGTGTGACGGCAGTGTTATTGGCCGCATTAGCGATGATTGTCACAGGCTGTATCAGTATGAATAATGCCTACCACTCACTGAATACCCAGAGCCTTGTGCTGATTGCCGGCATGCTACCGATGGCAACTGCTCTGGACAAAACTGGCGCTGTCACACTGCTTGCCAATGGCCTGGTCAATGGTTTGGGCGACTATGGTCCCTTTGCTTTGATGGCGGGGCTGTTCGTTTTAACATCACTCTTTAGTCAATTTATTTCAAATACAGCCACTACAGTACTCATTGCGCCTATTGCTGTGGCAGCGGCTATTGCACTGAATATTTCCGTATATCCGATTCTTATGACCGTAGCCATTGCAGCATCCACCGCATTTGCTACACCCGTTGCTTCCCCCGTTAATACGCTGGTTCTGGGACCGGGCGGTTATAAATTTAATGACTTTGTAAAAATTGGGGTGCCATTACAAATCCTAGCGATGCTAATCACTTTACTGACAGTGCCACTATTGTTTCCTTTGACACCCTAA
- the gdhA gene encoding NADP-specific glutamate dehydrogenase, producing MRKINSIEEAKEEIKKFKISDCAEDDVFFQALEEVLLSIYPLFKSGELYTLSAKNAIVKRLVMPDRVIKFKVAWLDDDNIVQVNTGYRVQFNNALGPYKGGLRFHPSVNEGILKFLAFEQILKNSLTGLPIGGAKGGSDFDPKGKSDFEVMKFCSAFMTELHKYIGPRVDVPAGDIGVGAREIGYLFGEYKKITSSYDGVLTGKPFFFGGSLMRPEATGYGVIYFTRKMLELEAKESLKGKICTVSGAGNVALHAIEKLLHLGAIPVSCTDSKGTLHDPRGLDLELLKDLKLKQRQSLQEYLKTHPDTEYTPISDYPKNAHAVWNIPCYAAFPCATQNELTANDANNLIKNGCISVSEGANMPSTKEAVSIMLNKGILLAPAKAANAGGVVVSGFEMSQNAAMQKWTFEEVDEKLKATMESICEKVAATAEEYHVKGNYVDGANIAGFKRVADAMIAEGI from the coding sequence ATGAGAAAAATAAATTCGATTGAAGAAGCAAAAGAAGAAATTAAAAAATTTAAAATTTCAGATTGTGCTGAGGATGATGTATTCTTTCAAGCATTAGAAGAAGTGTTGCTATCTATTTATCCACTCTTTAAATCCGGCGAACTTTATACGCTCAGTGCAAAAAATGCCATAGTCAAACGACTAGTTATGCCCGACCGGGTGATTAAGTTTAAAGTGGCCTGGCTGGATGATGATAATATTGTTCAGGTTAATACTGGATACAGAGTTCAGTTTAATAATGCTTTGGGTCCTTATAAAGGCGGCTTACGTTTTCATCCGAGTGTTAATGAGGGTATATTAAAATTCCTGGCCTTTGAACAAATTTTGAAAAACTCCCTGACAGGTCTACCTATTGGCGGTGCTAAAGGTGGTAGTGATTTTGATCCGAAAGGAAAAAGTGATTTTGAGGTAATGAAATTCTGTTCTGCTTTTATGACTGAATTACATAAATATATCGGACCCAGAGTGGATGTGCCCGCTGGTGATATTGGTGTTGGGGCGAGGGAAATAGGCTACCTATTTGGGGAATACAAGAAGATCACTTCATCCTACGATGGCGTTCTAACCGGTAAGCCCTTTTTCTTTGGAGGCTCTTTAATGCGACCTGAAGCAACAGGTTACGGCGTTATCTACTTTACTCGAAAAATGCTGGAACTCGAAGCAAAGGAGAGCCTTAAAGGTAAAATTTGTACCGTCAGCGGTGCTGGAAATGTGGCACTGCATGCCATTGAAAAACTGCTGCATCTAGGGGCTATTCCCGTTTCATGCACGGACTCTAAAGGAACACTTCATGACCCAAGAGGATTGGATCTTGAACTATTAAAGGATTTAAAACTTAAGCAACGTCAGTCTTTGCAGGAATATCTGAAAACACATCCTGATACTGAATACACCCCGATTTCAGATTATCCAAAAAATGCTCATGCTGTGTGGAATATACCCTGTTACGCTGCTTTTCCCTGTGCAACTCAAAATGAACTGACCGCAAATGATGCTAATAATCTAATTAAGAATGGCTGCATCAGTGTGTCAGAAGGTGCCAATATGCCATCAACGAAAGAAGCGGTCAGTATTATGTTAAACAAGGGAATACTACTCGCACCAGCAAAAGCAGCAAACGCTGGCGGGGTTGTAGTCAGTGGTTTTGAAATGAGCCAGAATGCTGCCATGCAAAAATGGACATTTGAAGAAGTAGATGAGAAATTAAAAGCAACCATGGAAAGCATTTGTGAAAAGGTCGCTGCAACCGCTGAAGAGTATCATGTTAAGGGAAACTATGTTGATGGTGCCAATATTGCAGGATTTAAGAGAGTGGCTGATGCCATGATTGCAGAAGGAATCTAG
- a CDS encoding Na+/H+ antiporter subunit E has product MLEPVLKSELEVKLTLFEYLKRGWLRGVFFSFLWLILTEGVISSLLVGIPVVLLATWSSVLLLPPITLSLLGILKFIPFFLWHSLLGGVDTARRVLRFRMQISPGMHDYPWSLPPGMPRVFMANTVSLFPGTMSAELTEDYLRVHVLDDSSDFISELRAVEQSVAILFKLS; this is encoded by the coding sequence TTGTTAGAACCGGTATTGAAATCAGAACTTGAGGTAAAACTTACTTTGTTTGAATATTTAAAGCGTGGTTGGTTACGGGGAGTGTTTTTTTCTTTTTTATGGTTGATTTTGACGGAAGGTGTGATAAGTTCATTGCTAGTTGGCATTCCCGTTGTGTTGTTGGCCACTTGGTCGAGTGTTTTATTGCTACCTCCTATTACGCTGTCATTGCTTGGTATACTTAAATTTATTCCTTTTTTCCTTTGGCATTCTCTTCTTGGTGGGGTTGATACAGCGCGGAGAGTGTTGCGCTTTCGTATGCAGATCTCACCGGGAATGCATGACTACCCATGGTCATTACCACCGGGAATGCCTCGTGTTTTTATGGCTAATACCGTGAGTTTATTTCCGGGGACCATGAGTGCTGAGCTAACAGAAGACTATCTCAGAGTACACGTTTTGGATGACAGCAGTGATTTTATCTCTGAATTGCGAGCCGTTGAGCAATCAGTGGCGATTTTGTTTAAACTGAGTTAA
- a CDS encoding monovalent cation/H+ antiporter complex subunit F: MSILYIGLSIFLFMTLIAGFWRVLKGPDEVDRMLAGQLFGTTIVACLLLLAQAFKRPDLQDVALVLALISAITMIAFVRLRSASDNKTGSD, from the coding sequence ATGAGTATATTGTATATAGGCTTGAGCATTTTTCTTTTTATGACTCTGATTGCTGGTTTTTGGCGTGTATTGAAAGGTCCTGATGAAGTTGACCGCATGCTGGCAGGGCAGTTATTTGGCACCACTATTGTGGCCTGTTTACTGCTTCTAGCTCAGGCCTTTAAACGTCCTGATTTACAGGATGTCGCTCTGGTGTTGGCATTGATTTCAGCAATCACCATGATTGCTTTTGTCCGCCTTAGAAGTGCTTCTGATAATAAAACGGGAAGTGATTAG
- a CDS encoding monovalent cation/H(+) antiporter subunit G, with protein sequence MPDVYTRLHALTKADNVGLGLIVIGLSLQVESLAMVGKLLLIWLLVLMTSASIAYLVIKLARHKGLKLWTR encoded by the coding sequence TTGCCTGATGTCTATACCCGCTTACATGCCCTAACAAAAGCCGATAATGTGGGTTTAGGATTGATTGTCATAGGTTTGTCCTTACAAGTTGAATCGCTGGCTATGGTCGGCAAGTTACTGCTGATTTGGTTGTTGGTTTTAATGACCAGTGCCAGTATTGCTTATTTAGTCATTAAATTGGCTCGGCACAAGGGGCTTAAATTATGGACTCGCTGA
- a CDS encoding DUF4040 domain-containing protein, whose product MDSLSILLSVFDFFLIVAIIGSAWQALKENSDLFRAITLFITFGLLMAVAWARLGAVDVALAEAAIGSGLTGALLLSALSKLREAKLREAKLTEPEPKKLHSSLNDE is encoded by the coding sequence ATGGACTCGCTGAGTATTCTGCTCTCTGTTTTTGATTTCTTTCTTATTGTGGCTATTATTGGTTCTGCCTGGCAAGCATTGAAAGAAAATAGTGATTTATTTCGTGCTATAACATTGTTTATCACCTTTGGATTATTGATGGCCGTGGCATGGGCTCGCCTAGGGGCGGTTGATGTCGCATTGGCAGAAGCAGCGATTGGCTCTGGATTGACTGGCGCTTTATTGTTGTCGGCACTCTCTAAATTAAGGGAAGCTAAATTAAGGGAAGCTAAATTAACCGAGCCTGAACCCAAAAAGTTGCATAGCTCCCTTAACGATGAATAG